Proteins from a genomic interval of Echeneis naucrates chromosome 21, fEcheNa1.1, whole genome shotgun sequence:
- the dync1i2a gene encoding dynein, cytoplasmic 1, intermediate chain 2a isoform X1, whose product MSDKSELKAELERKKQRLAQIREEKKRKEEERKKKEADQLKDAALHQDDSDLEKKRREAEALLQSMGITPEVPVVPPPMSPTAKSAGTPSEAGSQDSDGAVGPRTLHWDSDPSTLQLHSDSELGRGTPKLGMAKVTQVDFPPRETVSYTKETQTPAMTEQKEEEEEEEEIAPPQPVAETPTEKPDQKEDEEAPPHELTEEEKLQILHSEEFVNFFDHSTRIIERALSEHVDLFFDYSGRDLEEKEGEIQAGAKLSLNRQFMDERWSKHRVVTCLDWSPQYPELLVASYNNNEDAPHEPDGVALVWNMKYKKATPEYVFHCQSAVMSAAFAKFHPNVVVGGTYSGQIVLWDNRSNKRTPVQRTPLSAAAHTHPVYCVNVVGTQNAHNLISISTDGKICSWSLDMLSQPQDSMELVFKQSKAVAVTSMSFPLGDVNNFVVGSEDGSVYMSCRHGSKAGISEMFEGHHGPITGIHCHTAAGPLDFSHLFVTSSFDWTVKLWSTKNNKPLYSFEDNSDYVYDVMWSPIHPALFACVDGVGHLDLWNLNNDTEVPTASITVEGNPALNRVRWAHSGREIAVGDSDGRVLVYDVGEQIAVPRNEEWTRFVRTLTEINENRDDAEELAAQRLAA is encoded by the exons GCCGACCAACTGAAAGATGCTGCACTCCACCAGGATGACTCTGACCTGGAGAAAAAAAGGCGTGAAGCTGAGGCTCTGTTACAGAGTATGGGCATAACCCCAGAAGTTCCCGTTG TCCCTCCTCCCATGTCTCCAACTGCCAAGTCGGCAGGCACACCAAGTGAGGCAGGGAGCCAGGACTCTGATGGAGCAGTGGGGCCCAg GACTCTGCACTGGGACTCTGACCCGTCCACTCTTCAACTTCACTCTGATTCTGAGCTGGG GCGAGGAACTCCAAAACTGGGAATGGCTAAAGTCACACAAGTTGACTTTCCTCCACGTGAAACTGTGTCCTACACAAAAGAGACCCAGACACCTGCCATGACCGAGCAAAAAGAAG aagaggaagaagaggaagaaattgCTCCTCCTCAACCAGTAGCAGAGACTCCAACTGAGAAACCGGACCAGAAAGAGGACGAGGAAG CACCCCCCCATGAGctaacagaggaagaaaaactcCAGATCCTGCACTCAGAGGAGTTTGTGAATTTCTTCGACCACAGCACTCGCATTATTGAGCGTGCTCTATCAGAGCATGTGGACCTCTTCTTTGACTACAGTGGCCGTGacctggaggagaaggaggg tgaaATCCAGGCTGGAGCAAAGCTCTCCCTCAACAGGCAGTTCATGGATGAGCGTTGGTCCAAACATCGTGTTGTCACCTGCCTCGACTGGTCCCCTCAg TATCCTGAACTCCTGGTTGCCTCATACAACAACAACGAGGATGCTCCTCACGAGCCAGATGGGGTGGCATTAGTGTGGAACATGAAGTACAAGAAGGCTACGCCGGAGTACGTCTTCCATTGTCAG TCTGCTGTTATGTCGGCTGCCTTTGCCAAGTTCCACCCTAACGTTGTGGTGGGGGGCACATATTCAGGGCAGATTGTTCTGTGGGACAACAGGAGCAACAAGAGGACGCCGGTGCAGAGGACAcctctgtctgcagcagcacacacg CACCCGGTTTACTGTGTGAATGTAGTTGGCACCCAAAACGCCCACAACCTGATCAGCATCTCCACAGATGGAAAGATATGTTCCTGGAGCCTGGACATGCTTTCTCAGCCACAG GACAGCATGGAGCTGGTATTCAAGCAGTCCAAGGCTGTAGCTGTCACCTCTATGTCTTTCCCTCTTGGTGATGTCAACAACTTTGTGGTGGGCAGCGAGGACGGTTCTGTCTACATGTCGTGTCGTCATGGAAG CAAAGCGGGCATTAGTGAGATGTTTGAGGGCCACCATGGGCCCATCACAGGGATCCACTGCCACACAGCTGCAGGGCCCCTGGACTTCTCTCACCTTTTTGTTACCTCCTCTTTCGACTGGACTGTCAAGCTGTGGAGCACCAAG AACAATAAGCCCCTTTACTCATTTGAAGACAACTCGGATTACGTGTATGATGTCATGTGGTCCCCGATTCATCCCGCTCTGTTTGCTTGTGTGGATGGAGTTGGACATCTGGACCTGTGGAACCTCAACAATGACACTGAG GTTCCCACTGCCAGTATCACTGTCGAGGGTAACCCAGCGCTCAACAGGGTTAGATGGGCCCATTCTGGCAGAGAAATCGCTGTGGGAGACTCCGATGGACGAGTTCTTGTGTACGATGTGGGCGAG CAAATTGCGGTTCCACGTAATGAGGAGTGGACCCGTTTTGTCCGAACGCTGACAGAGATCAACGAGAACAGGGATGACGCAGAAGAGCTGGCAGCTCAGCGCCTCGCTGCCTGA
- the dync1i2a gene encoding dynein, cytoplasmic 1, intermediate chain 2a isoform X2 — translation MSDKSELKAELERKKQRLAQIREEKKRKEEERKKKEADQLKDAALHQDDSDLEKKRREAEALLQSMGITPEVPVVPPPMSPTAKSAGTPSEAGSQDSDGAVGPRRGTPKLGMAKVTQVDFPPRETVSYTKETQTPAMTEQKEEEEEEEEIAPPQPVAETPTEKPDQKEDEEAPPHELTEEEKLQILHSEEFVNFFDHSTRIIERALSEHVDLFFDYSGRDLEEKEGEIQAGAKLSLNRQFMDERWSKHRVVTCLDWSPQYPELLVASYNNNEDAPHEPDGVALVWNMKYKKATPEYVFHCQSAVMSAAFAKFHPNVVVGGTYSGQIVLWDNRSNKRTPVQRTPLSAAAHTHPVYCVNVVGTQNAHNLISISTDGKICSWSLDMLSQPQDSMELVFKQSKAVAVTSMSFPLGDVNNFVVGSEDGSVYMSCRHGSKAGISEMFEGHHGPITGIHCHTAAGPLDFSHLFVTSSFDWTVKLWSTKNNKPLYSFEDNSDYVYDVMWSPIHPALFACVDGVGHLDLWNLNNDTEVPTASITVEGNPALNRVRWAHSGREIAVGDSDGRVLVYDVGEQIAVPRNEEWTRFVRTLTEINENRDDAEELAAQRLAA, via the exons GCCGACCAACTGAAAGATGCTGCACTCCACCAGGATGACTCTGACCTGGAGAAAAAAAGGCGTGAAGCTGAGGCTCTGTTACAGAGTATGGGCATAACCCCAGAAGTTCCCGTTG TCCCTCCTCCCATGTCTCCAACTGCCAAGTCGGCAGGCACACCAAGTGAGGCAGGGAGCCAGGACTCTGATGGAGCAGTGGGGCCCAg GCGAGGAACTCCAAAACTGGGAATGGCTAAAGTCACACAAGTTGACTTTCCTCCACGTGAAACTGTGTCCTACACAAAAGAGACCCAGACACCTGCCATGACCGAGCAAAAAGAAG aagaggaagaagaggaagaaattgCTCCTCCTCAACCAGTAGCAGAGACTCCAACTGAGAAACCGGACCAGAAAGAGGACGAGGAAG CACCCCCCCATGAGctaacagaggaagaaaaactcCAGATCCTGCACTCAGAGGAGTTTGTGAATTTCTTCGACCACAGCACTCGCATTATTGAGCGTGCTCTATCAGAGCATGTGGACCTCTTCTTTGACTACAGTGGCCGTGacctggaggagaaggaggg tgaaATCCAGGCTGGAGCAAAGCTCTCCCTCAACAGGCAGTTCATGGATGAGCGTTGGTCCAAACATCGTGTTGTCACCTGCCTCGACTGGTCCCCTCAg TATCCTGAACTCCTGGTTGCCTCATACAACAACAACGAGGATGCTCCTCACGAGCCAGATGGGGTGGCATTAGTGTGGAACATGAAGTACAAGAAGGCTACGCCGGAGTACGTCTTCCATTGTCAG TCTGCTGTTATGTCGGCTGCCTTTGCCAAGTTCCACCCTAACGTTGTGGTGGGGGGCACATATTCAGGGCAGATTGTTCTGTGGGACAACAGGAGCAACAAGAGGACGCCGGTGCAGAGGACAcctctgtctgcagcagcacacacg CACCCGGTTTACTGTGTGAATGTAGTTGGCACCCAAAACGCCCACAACCTGATCAGCATCTCCACAGATGGAAAGATATGTTCCTGGAGCCTGGACATGCTTTCTCAGCCACAG GACAGCATGGAGCTGGTATTCAAGCAGTCCAAGGCTGTAGCTGTCACCTCTATGTCTTTCCCTCTTGGTGATGTCAACAACTTTGTGGTGGGCAGCGAGGACGGTTCTGTCTACATGTCGTGTCGTCATGGAAG CAAAGCGGGCATTAGTGAGATGTTTGAGGGCCACCATGGGCCCATCACAGGGATCCACTGCCACACAGCTGCAGGGCCCCTGGACTTCTCTCACCTTTTTGTTACCTCCTCTTTCGACTGGACTGTCAAGCTGTGGAGCACCAAG AACAATAAGCCCCTTTACTCATTTGAAGACAACTCGGATTACGTGTATGATGTCATGTGGTCCCCGATTCATCCCGCTCTGTTTGCTTGTGTGGATGGAGTTGGACATCTGGACCTGTGGAACCTCAACAATGACACTGAG GTTCCCACTGCCAGTATCACTGTCGAGGGTAACCCAGCGCTCAACAGGGTTAGATGGGCCCATTCTGGCAGAGAAATCGCTGTGGGAGACTCCGATGGACGAGTTCTTGTGTACGATGTGGGCGAG CAAATTGCGGTTCCACGTAATGAGGAGTGGACCCGTTTTGTCCGAACGCTGACAGAGATCAACGAGAACAGGGATGACGCAGAAGAGCTGGCAGCTCAGCGCCTCGCTGCCTGA